From the genome of Halomonas sp. MCCC 1A13316, one region includes:
- the nrfD gene encoding NrfD/PsrC family molybdoenzyme membrane anchor subunit, whose translation MNSAIELLAPRYDIAWYPWAVQYFFMIALSYATLWLASPALIFGKPTWLPTARLALLACLTTTLVAPVALLADLHQPLRFWHFYAYSNTHSWMSVGSLILPLYVVGVIVMAWLAWRPALQANRQAPGIAGLVARWLSLGDSPTPRALLVTVGLGTLVLSTGIMLYTGAEVAIVKARPLWHTVWLPPMFVATGFIAAAGLLMVLNRVSGLRDGSVTRQMLKVMLGACLMAGLVAASWFLDGINATVGSVSAAIESVRGSAEWRSTALWGGFTGVALLGSVLYLLTRPTAQRPALYAWAWVLGLVALHVGWMFRWVVLMDVQTVARHSAGFHHYGIPAGSSGILGIVGTFGLWLTAILLVELFVPWRQARQGGIATDPLPASPAAANRAGGNAANNIEGTPRHG comes from the coding sequence ATGAATTCCGCCATTGAGCTGCTCGCCCCGCGCTATGACATCGCCTGGTACCCCTGGGCTGTGCAGTACTTCTTCATGATTGCGCTCTCGTACGCCACCCTGTGGCTAGCCTCCCCGGCGCTGATATTCGGCAAGCCGACCTGGTTGCCTACCGCTCGTCTGGCGCTGCTGGCCTGTCTGACCACCACCCTGGTGGCGCCCGTGGCGTTGCTCGCCGACTTGCACCAGCCGCTGCGTTTCTGGCACTTCTATGCCTACTCAAACACCCATTCGTGGATGTCCGTCGGCAGCCTGATCCTGCCACTCTACGTGGTGGGTGTCATCGTGATGGCATGGTTGGCTTGGCGCCCGGCGCTGCAAGCCAATCGCCAGGCGCCCGGCATCGCCGGGCTGGTTGCCCGCTGGCTGTCGCTGGGTGACTCGCCCACCCCCCGCGCCCTGCTGGTAACGGTGGGCCTGGGCACCTTGGTCCTCTCTACCGGCATCATGCTCTATACCGGCGCCGAGGTGGCCATCGTCAAGGCCCGCCCGCTGTGGCACACCGTCTGGCTGCCACCGATGTTCGTGGCCACCGGCTTCATCGCCGCGGCCGGGCTGCTTATGGTCCTGAATCGGGTCAGCGGCCTGCGTGACGGCAGCGTCACGAGACAGATGCTCAAGGTAATGCTGGGAGCCTGCCTGATGGCCGGCCTGGTCGCCGCCAGCTGGTTTCTCGATGGCATTAACGCCACTGTCGGTTCGGTGTCTGCGGCCATAGAATCGGTGCGCGGCAGTGCCGAATGGCGCAGCACGGCATTGTGGGGTGGTTTCACCGGCGTGGCGCTGCTCGGCAGCGTGCTCTACCTGCTGACTCGCCCCACCGCGCAGCGCCCGGCGCTCTACGCCTGGGCCTGGGTATTGGGTCTGGTCGCCCTGCATGTGGGCTGGATGTTCCGCTGGGTGGTGTTGATGGACGTACAGACCGTGGCCCGCCATAGCGCCGGCTTCCATCATTACGGCATTCCCGCCGGCTCTTCCGGCATTCTGGGGATTGTCGGCACCTTCGGTCTGTGGCTTACCGCCATTCTGCTGGTAGAACTCTTCGTACCATGGCGCCAGGCCCGCCAGGGCGGCATTGCCACCGACCCCTTACCTGCATCCCCCGCCGCTGCAAACCGTGCCGGCGGAAACGCTGCGAACAACATCGAAGGAACCCCCCGCCATGGCTAA
- a CDS encoding molybdopterin dinucleotide binding domain-containing protein: MAKSSVDTSRRRFMKGAVAAGGAATFAAGYSDPLLKMSKGVTGSAGEKPNHRIHGNSLAPEYTVDPESGELTLNPDQRVAFTVCYGCTTKCGVRVRVDNDSERVLRVSGNPYHPLSADEHLPMHTPVAEALRGLSAYGEQGQQNRSTACARGNAMMAQIDSPFRVTHCLKRVGERGNRKWQKISFEQLIEEICEGGDLFGEGHVEGLRTIHDHDTLIDPENPEFGPKANQLMVMEATDYGRSALLKRFTMNAFATRNYGHHGSYCGLAYRMGAGAVMNDLEKNAHTKPDIQHASFILYVGTAPSQAGNPFKRQGRLIAQARAQGTLEYVVVDPVLNTSASHAAGNNHWVPILPGSDSALAMGMIQWLLDNEGYAKAFLELPGQPAADAAGEVTHTNATHLVIHTQGHPRRGHFLRASDLGLAEAGSDADVTMVVANGELAESTRAMAAELFVNQEIKLANGSSLTVKSSMTLLREAANEHSPATYAEQCGIPEAIIVDLARRFASHGRRAVANSHGGMMSGHGFYAAFGMQMLNVLAGNHNRKGGSAVGGGQFNGVGEGPRYDLANFPGKRGPKGVFLSRSRFPYEKSSEYQRKVAAGENPYPARAPWRSLAPPTLTEHLPSALDGYPYPIKAVIGCMANPIYGQAGLEALIADKIKDPKRLGLFVAIDGFLNETNRYADYVVPDSVMYEVWGFTGSWKGTLGKMTTACWPVVEPRQQQTQDGEPVSLDSFFIAVAKRLDLAGFGDEAIPDAEGNLHPLNRAEDFYLRAAANVAMQGNPLPDANESDIAHAGLAPLIPRIERTLKAEEQGPVAYLYARGGRFEDFKDHFKGENLTGAWKRTLCVYNEQVGTSIDTRNGALNRGVPFHSLPKLADGRAMREVFTEEEWPLLAFSFKSNLMNSYAIGLERLRMIKPYNPVMLHRQDAERFGIQHGDTIRIESPGGSVVALALVGNGVMPGALGIEHGYGHRDLGATPHLIDGVSQPDLEWLRAGININDLGFKDPTRSVDGTWLEPISGAAVRQGLPIRVSRVEI; this comes from the coding sequence ATGGCTAAGTCTTCCGTGGACACTTCACGCCGTCGTTTCATGAAAGGCGCCGTTGCCGCCGGCGGCGCCGCCACCTTCGCCGCGGGCTATTCCGACCCGCTGCTCAAGATGAGCAAAGGGGTCACCGGCAGCGCCGGGGAGAAACCCAACCATCGCATTCACGGCAACTCGTTGGCGCCTGAATACACAGTCGACCCGGAGAGCGGCGAACTCACCCTCAACCCGGACCAGCGCGTGGCCTTCACTGTCTGCTACGGGTGCACAACAAAATGCGGCGTACGCGTGCGCGTTGACAATGACAGCGAACGGGTGTTGCGCGTTTCGGGCAACCCCTACCACCCGCTCTCCGCCGACGAACACCTGCCCATGCACACCCCCGTGGCCGAAGCCCTGCGCGGGCTGAGCGCCTACGGCGAGCAGGGTCAGCAGAACCGCTCCACCGCCTGTGCCCGAGGCAATGCCATGATGGCGCAGATCGACAGCCCCTTCCGCGTCACCCATTGTCTCAAGCGGGTAGGCGAACGCGGCAACCGCAAGTGGCAGAAGATCTCCTTCGAACAGCTGATCGAGGAGATATGCGAGGGAGGCGACCTTTTCGGCGAGGGGCACGTGGAGGGTCTTCGCACCATTCACGACCACGACACGCTGATCGACCCCGAGAATCCCGAGTTCGGTCCGAAGGCCAACCAGCTGATGGTGATGGAAGCCACTGACTATGGCCGCTCCGCCCTGCTCAAACGCTTCACCATGAATGCCTTCGCCACCCGCAACTATGGCCATCATGGCTCCTACTGCGGTCTCGCCTACCGCATGGGTGCCGGTGCGGTGATGAACGACCTGGAAAAGAATGCCCACACCAAGCCTGACATCCAGCATGCCAGCTTCATCCTGTACGTCGGCACTGCCCCTAGCCAGGCCGGCAATCCCTTCAAGCGCCAGGGGCGATTGATCGCCCAGGCACGGGCCCAAGGCACTCTGGAATACGTCGTGGTCGACCCCGTGCTGAATACCTCCGCCTCGCACGCTGCCGGCAACAACCACTGGGTTCCGATACTACCAGGCTCGGATAGTGCCCTGGCCATGGGCATGATCCAGTGGCTGCTCGACAACGAGGGTTACGCCAAGGCGTTCCTTGAGCTGCCCGGCCAACCTGCTGCGGACGCCGCCGGGGAGGTCACCCACACCAATGCCACCCATCTGGTGATCCATACCCAGGGCCACCCTCGCCGAGGCCACTTCCTGCGCGCCAGCGACCTCGGCCTGGCCGAGGCCGGCAGCGATGCAGACGTGACCATGGTGGTGGCCAACGGCGAGCTGGCGGAGAGCACCCGAGCAATGGCCGCCGAGCTGTTCGTGAACCAAGAGATCAAGCTTGCAAACGGCTCGAGCCTCACGGTGAAGAGCAGCATGACCCTGCTGCGCGAGGCAGCCAACGAGCACAGCCCGGCAACCTACGCCGAACAATGCGGTATCCCCGAAGCAATCATCGTCGACCTGGCTCGCCGCTTCGCCAGTCACGGCCGTCGCGCGGTAGCCAATTCCCACGGCGGCATGATGTCGGGGCATGGCTTCTATGCCGCCTTCGGCATGCAGATGCTCAACGTGCTGGCCGGCAACCACAACCGCAAGGGCGGCAGCGCCGTGGGCGGCGGTCAGTTCAACGGTGTGGGCGAAGGGCCGCGCTACGATCTGGCCAATTTCCCCGGCAAGCGCGGCCCCAAGGGGGTGTTTCTTTCGCGCTCGCGCTTTCCCTACGAGAAGTCCTCCGAGTACCAGCGCAAGGTGGCCGCCGGAGAGAATCCCTACCCGGCGCGAGCGCCGTGGCGCTCACTGGCGCCGCCCACCCTCACCGAGCACCTGCCTTCGGCCCTGGACGGCTACCCCTACCCGATCAAGGCGGTAATCGGCTGCATGGCCAACCCGATCTACGGCCAGGCCGGCCTGGAGGCGCTGATCGCCGACAAGATCAAGGACCCGAAGCGCCTGGGGCTGTTCGTGGCCATCGACGGTTTCCTCAACGAGACCAACCGCTACGCCGACTATGTTGTGCCGGACTCGGTGATGTACGAGGTGTGGGGGTTCACCGGTTCCTGGAAGGGCACCCTGGGCAAGATGACGACCGCCTGCTGGCCGGTGGTGGAACCCCGCCAGCAGCAGACCCAGGACGGCGAGCCGGTCTCCCTGGACAGCTTCTTCATCGCCGTGGCCAAGCGCCTGGACTTGGCCGGCTTCGGTGACGAGGCAATCCCCGATGCCGAGGGTAACCTGCACCCGCTCAACCGCGCGGAGGACTTCTACCTGCGCGCCGCCGCCAACGTGGCCATGCAGGGGAATCCGCTACCCGACGCCAACGAAAGCGACATCGCCCACGCCGGCCTGGCCCCGCTGATACCGCGCATCGAGCGCACCTTGAAGGCCGAGGAGCAGGGCCCGGTGGCCTATCTCTATGCTCGCGGTGGGCGCTTCGAGGACTTCAAGGACCATTTCAAGGGCGAGAATCTTACCGGCGCCTGGAAGCGCACCCTTTGTGTCTACAACGAGCAGGTAGGCACCAGCATCGACACTCGAAATGGTGCACTCAACCGCGGCGTGCCCTTCCATAGCCTGCCGAAACTGGCCGATGGCCGTGCCATGCGCGAGGTCTTTACCGAGGAGGAGTGGCCGCTACTGGCCTTCTCGTTCAAATCGAACCTGATGAACTCCTACGCCATCGGGCTCGAGCGGCTGCGCATGATCAAGCCCTACAACCCGGTGATGCTGCACCGCCAGGATGCCGAGCGCTTCGGGATCCAGCACGGCGACACCATTCGCATCGAGAGCCCCGGGGGCAGCGTCGTCGCCCTGGCGCTGGTAGGCAACGGAGTAATGCCGGGCGCGTTGGGCATCGAGCACGGCTATGGCCACCGCGATCTGGGGGCGACACCTCACCTGATCGACGGAGTGTCCCAGCCAGACCTCGAGTGGCTGCGAGCCGGCATCAACATCAACGATCTGGGCTTCAAGGATCCCACTCGCAGCGTCGATGGCACCTGGCTTGAGCCCATCAGCGGCGCCGCTGTGCGCCAGGGTCTGCCAATTCGGGTCAGCCGCGTCGAAATCTGA
- the ilvD gene encoding dihydroxy-acid dehydratase, which produces MSDTPDPRRRHSAPVVDGVGKSASRAMLRAVGFSDEDFTKPQVGIASTWSMVTPCNSHIHELAERARDGADGAGGKGVVFNTITISDGIANGTEGMKYSLVSREVIADSIETVAGCEGFDGLVAIGGCDKNMPGCVMGLARLNRPSVFVYGGTIQPGAGHTDIVSVFEAMGAHSRGDMDLIELKQIEETAIPGPGSCGGMYTANTMASAIEALGMSLPGSSAQNAVSQAKRADCEAAGAAVLELLERDIKPSDIMTRESFENAITVVIALGGSTNAVLHLIAMASTVGVPLSLADFTEIGRRVPVLADLRPSGRYMMSELVEIGGIQPLMKTLLDAGMLHGDCLTVTGRTLAENLAAVEPYPEGQRIIAPLATPIKRESHLRILYGNLAPEGAVAKITGKEGTRFSGTARVFGSEEEAQARINDGTVMAGDVVVIRYEGPKGGPGMREMLTPTSAIMGRGLGDAVALITDGRFSGGSHGFVVGHVSPEAFDGGPLALVHDGDAITIDAEADTIELHVDDAELARRRDAWRQPAPRYTRGVLAKYARTVSSASTGAVTDLAD; this is translated from the coding sequence ATGAGCGATACCCCGGATCCACGCCGCCGTCATTCCGCCCCGGTGGTGGACGGCGTCGGCAAGTCGGCCAGCCGCGCCATGCTGCGTGCGGTGGGCTTCAGCGACGAGGATTTCACCAAGCCCCAGGTGGGAATTGCCTCCACCTGGAGCATGGTCACGCCCTGCAACAGCCATATCCACGAACTCGCCGAGCGGGCACGCGACGGTGCCGATGGCGCCGGCGGCAAGGGCGTGGTGTTCAATACCATCACCATCTCCGACGGTATCGCCAACGGCACCGAGGGCATGAAGTACTCGCTGGTTTCGCGTGAAGTGATCGCCGACTCCATCGAGACGGTTGCCGGCTGCGAGGGCTTTGACGGCCTGGTGGCCATCGGCGGCTGCGACAAGAACATGCCGGGCTGCGTGATGGGCCTGGCACGGCTGAACCGGCCGAGCGTGTTCGTCTACGGTGGCACCATCCAGCCGGGGGCGGGCCATACCGACATCGTTTCGGTGTTCGAGGCCATGGGCGCCCACTCGCGCGGCGACATGGACCTGATCGAACTCAAGCAGATCGAGGAGACGGCGATTCCTGGCCCGGGGTCCTGCGGCGGCATGTACACCGCCAACACCATGGCCTCGGCCATCGAGGCGCTGGGCATGAGCCTGCCGGGCAGTTCGGCGCAGAATGCCGTATCGCAGGCCAAGCGCGCCGACTGCGAGGCGGCCGGTGCCGCGGTGCTCGAACTGCTCGAGCGCGACATCAAGCCCAGCGACATCATGACCCGCGAGTCCTTCGAAAACGCCATCACCGTGGTCATCGCCCTGGGCGGTTCCACCAACGCGGTGCTGCACCTGATCGCCATGGCCAGCACCGTGGGCGTGCCGCTCTCGCTTGCCGATTTCACCGAGATCGGCCGGCGTGTGCCGGTGCTGGCCGACCTGCGCCCCAGCGGGCGCTACATGATGAGCGAGCTGGTCGAGATCGGCGGCATCCAGCCGCTGATGAAGACGCTGCTCGACGCCGGCATGCTGCACGGCGACTGCCTGACGGTGACCGGTAGGACGTTGGCCGAGAACCTGGCCGCGGTCGAGCCGTATCCCGAGGGACAGCGGATTATTGCCCCGCTGGCGACTCCCATCAAGCGCGAAAGCCACCTGCGCATTCTCTACGGCAACCTGGCGCCCGAAGGCGCGGTGGCCAAGATCACCGGCAAGGAGGGCACGCGCTTTTCCGGCACCGCGCGAGTGTTCGGCTCCGAGGAGGAGGCGCAGGCGCGCATCAACGACGGCACGGTCATGGCCGGCGATGTGGTGGTGATCCGCTATGAGGGGCCGAAGGGCGGCCCCGGTATGCGCGAGATGCTTACGCCCACTTCGGCGATCATGGGGCGCGGGCTGGGCGATGCCGTGGCGCTGATTACCGACGGGCGCTTCTCCGGCGGCAGCCACGGCTTCGTGGTGGGGCATGTCTCGCCCGAGGCCTTCGATGGCGGACCGCTGGCGCTGGTGCATGATGGCGACGCCATCACCATCGACGCCGAGGCGGATACCATCGAACTGCACGTCGACGACGCGGAGCTTGCCCGTCGCCGCGATGCCTGGCGCCAGCCCGCGCCGCGTTATACCCGCGGCGTGCTGGCCAAGTATGCGCGCACGGTGAGCTCGGCGAGTACCGGCGCCGTCACCGACCTGGCCGACTGA
- a CDS encoding APC family permease — translation MTQESAAEPNQLARVLARKDVLALAFGAMIGWGWIVLTGSWIQSAGSLGAITAFLIGGLIIVLVGLTYAELASAMPQVGGEHVYSYRALGHFASFLCTWAITLGYVSVVAFEAVALPTVVEHLFPGYAVGHLWTIADWDVQATWVAVGVAGSVLMMWVNYVGIRTAALLQKLVTLLILVVGIMFITGALFQGNTATMEPLFSVEEGVVGGIMLVIIMVPFMFVGFDVIPQAAEEINLPFREIGRVLMISVIMAVFWYSLIILGTALMLNPDQLAASSLAVPDAMQAVFQAPWAGKLMILAGIAGIVTSWNAFYVGGSRAIYALAHSGMLPAWLAKLHPKHRTPTNAILVMGILSSIAPFFGRPALVWLVVAGGLGIVIAYLFVAISFVVLRRREPEMPRPFRVRQGKLVGSLSIVLSLGLIAMYMPGSPSALAPVEWLMFAGWMLIGLALYAWSRKRYGIAFSDRMMKRELAGTDPYPGR, via the coding sequence ATGACACAGGAATCCGCGGCAGAGCCGAACCAACTGGCTCGCGTACTGGCCCGCAAGGATGTGCTGGCGCTGGCCTTCGGCGCCATGATCGGCTGGGGTTGGATCGTGTTGACCGGCAGTTGGATCCAGTCCGCCGGAAGCCTGGGCGCGATCACGGCCTTTCTGATCGGTGGCCTGATCATCGTGCTGGTGGGCCTCACCTATGCCGAACTCGCTTCCGCCATGCCCCAGGTAGGCGGCGAACACGTCTACAGCTATCGCGCCCTTGGCCACTTCGCCTCCTTCCTGTGTACCTGGGCGATCACTCTGGGTTACGTCAGCGTGGTGGCCTTCGAGGCCGTGGCGCTGCCTACCGTCGTGGAGCATCTCTTCCCCGGCTATGCCGTGGGGCATTTGTGGACCATCGCCGATTGGGACGTACAGGCGACCTGGGTGGCTGTCGGCGTGGCCGGCTCGGTGCTGATGATGTGGGTGAACTACGTGGGCATCCGCACTGCGGCGCTGCTGCAGAAGCTGGTGACCCTGCTGATCCTGGTAGTGGGCATCATGTTCATCACCGGGGCGCTCTTCCAGGGCAATACCGCAACCATGGAACCGCTGTTCTCCGTCGAGGAGGGCGTCGTGGGCGGCATCATGCTGGTCATCATCATGGTGCCCTTCATGTTCGTGGGGTTCGACGTGATTCCCCAGGCGGCCGAGGAGATCAACCTGCCATTTCGCGAGATTGGCCGCGTATTGATGATCTCGGTGATCATGGCGGTGTTCTGGTATTCGCTGATCATCCTGGGTACCGCCCTGATGCTGAATCCCGATCAGTTGGCTGCCAGTTCTTTGGCCGTGCCGGATGCCATGCAGGCCGTCTTCCAGGCTCCATGGGCGGGCAAGTTGATGATCCTGGCCGGCATCGCCGGTATCGTCACCAGCTGGAACGCCTTCTACGTAGGCGGCTCGCGGGCGATCTACGCGCTGGCTCACTCCGGCATGCTGCCGGCCTGGCTGGCCAAGCTGCATCCCAAGCATCGTACCCCCACCAACGCTATCCTGGTGATGGGCATTCTCTCTTCGATCGCGCCGTTCTTCGGTCGTCCAGCCCTGGTCTGGCTGGTGGTGGCCGGCGGTCTCGGCATCGTCATTGCCTACCTGTTCGTGGCGATCTCTTTCGTGGTGCTGCGGCGCCGTGAGCCGGAGATGCCGCGTCCGTTCCGGGTACGCCAGGGCAAACTGGTGGGCAGCCTGTCGATTGTTCTTTCCCTGGGTCTCATCGCCATGTACATGCCTGGCAGCCCCTCCGCGCTGGCACCCGTCGAGTGGCTGATGTTCGCCGGCTGGATGCTGATCGGCCTGGCGCTCTATGCCTGGTCGAGGAAGCGCTACGGCATCGCCTTCAGCGATCGCATGATGAAGCGTGAGCTGGCCGGGACGGACCCCTACCCAGGGCGCTGA
- a CDS encoding peroxidase-related enzyme (This protein belongs to a clade of uncharacterized proteins related to peroxidases such as the alkylhydroperoxidase AhpD.), with translation MSAPLSRFPVPESIDDLPEDIREAILAVQEKAGFVPNVFLMLAHRPDEFRAFFAYHDALMERESDTLTKAEKEMIVVATSARNRCLYCVVAHGALVRIYSKDPLLADQVAINHRTAPISERHRVMLDFALYCGLEVGEYTDEWQARLVDAGFTHDDIWDIGAITAFFGLSNRLVTLTGTPPNPEFYLMGRVPREKK, from the coding sequence ATGTCAGCCCCACTCAGCCGCTTTCCCGTGCCCGAATCGATCGACGACCTGCCCGAGGATATCCGAGAGGCCATTCTGGCCGTGCAGGAGAAGGCCGGCTTCGTGCCCAACGTATTCCTGATGCTGGCGCATCGCCCGGACGAGTTCCGCGCCTTCTTCGCCTATCACGACGCCCTGATGGAGCGGGAATCCGACACGCTGACCAAGGCGGAGAAGGAGATGATCGTGGTCGCCACCAGCGCCCGCAACCGCTGCCTGTACTGCGTGGTGGCCCACGGCGCGCTGGTGCGCATCTACAGCAAGGATCCGCTGCTGGCCGATCAGGTCGCCATCAACCACCGCACCGCGCCGATCAGCGAGCGCCACCGGGTGATGCTCGACTTCGCCCTGTACTGCGGCCTGGAAGTGGGCGAATACACCGACGAGTGGCAGGCCCGCCTCGTTGATGCCGGCTTCACTCACGACGACATCTGGGACATCGGCGCCATCACCGCTTTCTTCGGCCTTTCCAACCGCCTGGTCACCCTCACCGGCACCCCGCCGAACCCGGAGTTCTACCTGATGGGAAGGGTGCCGCGGGAGAAGAAGTGA
- a CDS encoding 7TM diverse intracellular signaling domain-containing protein — protein MVYLGSFFVLMFTARGFAFQYWWPTLPTFNNQLVPINIGIFAFMLAVFSNSFMSLRQHAPRATRVRCTSCGWPASCRTTSSPSTPSRSVRESSSCCSPWDWPGRSISSRTRNSPPSAPPSSCSVRSTSAWKIRYCNAPKSWRGPTGSSRSWREPTR, from the coding sequence GTGGTCTACCTCGGGTCCTTTTTCGTTCTGATGTTCACGGCGCGAGGTTTTGCGTTCCAGTACTGGTGGCCGACACTGCCAACCTTCAACAACCAGTTGGTGCCGATCAACATCGGTATCTTCGCCTTCATGCTTGCTGTCTTCAGCAACAGTTTCATGAGCCTTCGCCAGCATGCCCCGCGGGCGACCCGGGTGCGCTGTACTTCCTGCGGGTGGCCGGCATCCTGCCGTACAACATCGTCACCGAGTACGCCGTCCAGGTCGGTTCGGGAATCGAGTTCCTGCTGCTCTCCCTGGGACTGGCCTGGAAGATCAATCAGTTCAAGAACGAGAAACTCGCCGCCGAGCGCGCCACCGTCGAGCTGCAGCGTTCGCTCAACCAGCGCCTGGAAGATCAGGTACTGCAACGCACCCAAGAGTTGGAGAGGGCCAACCGGCAGCTCACGATCCTGGCGCGAACCGACCCGTTGA
- a CDS encoding CoA-acylating methylmalonate-semialdehyde dehydrogenase, with the protein MSVREIPMYIDGQAVPSTSQEWRDVVNPATQEVVARVPFCTAEEVDRAVASAKEAFKTWRKTPLAKRMRIMLSLQALIREQTEELAALITEEHGKTLPDAAGEVGRGLEVVEHACSITSLQLGELAENAANEVDVYTLNQPLGVGAGITAFNFPIMLPCFMFPLAIASGNTFVLKPSEQDPSSTMRLVELAHEAGVPAGVLNVVHGGPDVANQIADHPDIKALSFIGSSHVGSLLYNRAAVAGKRMQAMMGAKNHCVVMPDANRSQAINNLLGSAFGAAGQRCMANSVVVLVGEANQWLDDIVEGARNMKVGPGTQRDADLGPLVSPAAKERVERLIDAGEKEGAKLLVDGRGYQVEGYPDGNFVGATVFADVKPEMTIYREEIFGPVLCVVSVDTLDEAIAFINANPNGNGTSIFTNSGWVARRFETDIDVGQVGINVPIPVPVAYFSFTGSRGSKLGDLGPNGKQAIQFWTQTKTVTARWFEPENVSSGINSTISLS; encoded by the coding sequence ATGTCCGTTCGCGAAATCCCCATGTACATCGACGGCCAGGCCGTCCCCTCTACGAGCCAGGAGTGGCGTGACGTAGTCAACCCCGCTACCCAGGAAGTGGTGGCGCGGGTGCCATTCTGCACCGCTGAGGAGGTCGACCGCGCCGTGGCCAGCGCCAAGGAGGCGTTCAAGACCTGGCGCAAGACGCCGCTGGCCAAGCGCATGCGCATCATGCTCTCGCTGCAGGCGTTGATCCGCGAGCAAACCGAGGAACTCGCCGCGCTGATTACCGAGGAGCACGGCAAGACCCTGCCCGACGCCGCCGGCGAAGTGGGGCGCGGCCTGGAGGTGGTGGAGCACGCCTGCTCGATCACCTCACTGCAGCTCGGCGAGCTGGCCGAGAACGCGGCCAACGAGGTCGACGTCTACACCCTCAACCAGCCGCTGGGCGTGGGTGCCGGCATCACCGCCTTCAACTTCCCGATCATGCTGCCGTGCTTCATGTTCCCGTTGGCCATAGCCAGTGGCAACACTTTCGTACTCAAGCCCTCCGAGCAGGACCCCAGCTCCACCATGCGCCTGGTCGAGCTGGCCCATGAGGCGGGCGTGCCGGCCGGTGTGCTCAACGTGGTCCACGGCGGCCCGGATGTGGCTAATCAGATTGCCGATCACCCCGACATCAAGGCACTGTCGTTCATCGGCTCCAGCCACGTGGGCTCGCTGCTCTACAATCGTGCCGCCGTGGCCGGCAAGCGCATGCAGGCCATGATGGGTGCCAAGAATCACTGTGTGGTGATGCCGGACGCCAACCGCAGCCAGGCGATCAACAACCTGCTGGGTTCCGCCTTCGGCGCCGCGGGGCAGCGCTGCATGGCCAATTCGGTGGTGGTACTGGTGGGCGAGGCCAACCAGTGGCTCGACGACATCGTCGAGGGGGCACGCAACATGAAGGTGGGCCCGGGCACCCAGCGCGACGCCGATCTCGGCCCGCTGGTTTCCCCGGCCGCCAAGGAGCGTGTGGAGCGCTTGATCGACGCCGGAGAGAAAGAGGGCGCCAAGTTGCTGGTTGACGGCCGTGGCTACCAGGTCGAGGGCTACCCGGACGGCAACTTCGTCGGCGCCACCGTGTTTGCCGACGTCAAGCCGGAGATGACCATCTACCGCGAGGAGATCTTCGGCCCGGTACTGTGCGTGGTCAGTGTCGATACGCTGGATGAAGCGATCGCGTTCATCAACGCCAACCCCAACGGCAACGGCACCTCGATCTTCACCAACTCCGGCTGGGTGGCACGCCGCTTCGAGACCGATATCGATGTCGGCCAGGTGGGTATCAACGTGCCGATCCCGGTGCCGGTGGCCTACTTCAGCTTCACCGGCTCGCGCGGCTCCAAGCTGGGCGACCTGGGCCCCAACGGCAAGCAGGCGATCCAGTTCTGGACCCAGACCAAGACTGTGACCGCGCGTTGGTTCGAGCCGGAGAATGTCTCCAGCGGTATCAACAGCACTATTTCGCTGAGCTGA